The following proteins come from a genomic window of Sebastes fasciatus isolate fSebFas1 chromosome 6, fSebFas1.pri, whole genome shotgun sequence:
- the htr1aa gene encoding 5-hydroxytryptamine (serotonin) receptor 1A a has protein sequence MDFIPTTSSSSSSSNESNATGGGYPDVVGDWAHGENGTSGSPPPDVKLSYQIITSLLLAALILCSIFGNACVVAAIALERSLQNVANYLIGSLAVTDLMVSVLVLPMAALYQVLNKWTLGQGICDLFISLDVLCCTSSILHLCAIALDRYWAITDPIDYVNKRTPRRAAVLISVTWLIGFSVSIPPMLGWRSAEDRADPDACLISQDPGYTIYSTFGAFYIPLILMLVLYGRIFKAARFRIRKTVKKPVKVKVSEKCLSVSPAIFHKKKSNGEKKDWRRSDESKPGSPLPLCVNGAVKHREEGESLEIIEVISNSKTHLPLPNTPQSSSQGYCESMNERNSGAKRKIALQRERKTVKTLGIIMGTFIFCWLPFFIVALVLPFCAESCYMPDWLGAVINWLGYSNSLLNPIIYAYFNKDFQSAFKKIIRCKFHRA, from the coding sequence ATGGATTTTATACCAacaacaagcagcagcagcagcagcagcaacgagAGCAACGCGACCGGTGGTGGTTACCCTGATGTGGTTGGAGACTGGGCTCATGGTGAGAATGGCACATCTGGGTCTCCACCACCAGATGTGAAGCTGAGTTACCAGATCATCACCTCTCTGCTCTTGGCGGCCCTCATCCTCTGCTCCATATTCGGCAACGCGTGCGTAGTGGCCGCCATCGCCCTGGAGAGATCTCTCCAGAACGTGGCCAACTATCTGATTGGATCACTGGCCGTCACAGACCTCATGGTATCGGTGCTGGTTCTGCCAATGGCGGCCCTCTACCAAGTTTTGAACAAGTGGACACTCGGGCAGGGGATTTGCGACTTATTCATCTCTCTGGATGTTCTGTGTTGCACATCATCCATCCTGCATCTGTGCGCAATCGCCTTGGACAGATACTGGGCCATAACAGACCCGATCGACTATGTAAATAAACGCACGCCGAGGCGAGCTGCGGTCTTGATCAGCGTCACTTGGCTGATCGGGTTTTCCGTCTCTATTCCGCCTATGTTAGGCTGGAGAAGCGCAGAAGACAGGGCAGACCCGGACGCATGCCTCATCAGCCAGGACCCGGGCTACACCATCTACTCCACGTTTGGGGCTTTTTACATCCCGCTCATCCTCATGTTGGTGCTGTACGGGAGGATATTCAAGGCTGCTCGGTTTCGGATTCGGAAGACGGTGAAGAAACcggtgaaagtgaaagtgtccgAGAAGTGTTTGAGTGTGTCTCCGGCCATCTTCCACAAGAAGAAAAGCAACGGGGAGAAAAAAGACTGGAGGCGCAGCGACGAGTCCAAACCtggctctcctcttcctctgtgcgTAAACGGCGCGGTGAAgcacagagaggaaggagagtcGCTGGAGATCATAGAAGTTATCAGCAACTCAAAGACGCACCTGCCTCTGCCCAACACGCCTCAGTCCTCCTCGCAGGGCTACTGTGAGAGCATGAATGAGAGGAACTCAGGTGCGAAGAGGAAGATCGCGCTGCAGAGGGAGCGTAAAACGGTGAAAACCTTGGGGATAATCATGGGCACTTTCATCTTCTGCTGGCTGCCCTTTTTCATCGTGGCACTCGTGCTGCCTTTCTGTGCGGAGAGCTGCTACATGCCCGACTGGCTGGGTGCAGTGATAAACTGGTTGGGCTACTCCAACTCTCTCCTCAACCCCATCATATATGCCTACTTCAACAAAGACTTCCAAAGTGCTTTCAAGAAGATCATCAGATGCAAATTCCACAGAGCGtga